Proteins encoded together in one Camelina sativa cultivar DH55 chromosome 9, Cs, whole genome shotgun sequence window:
- the LOC104710596 gene encoding uncharacterized CRM domain-containing protein At3g25440, chloroplastic-like (The sequence of the model RefSeq protein was modified relative to this genomic sequence to represent the inferred CDS: added 160 bases not found in genome assembly), whose amino-acid sequence MFVTRSLSRHCSRTCKWSLSSLLQSDSCIRNRVLSSSPDTSIGNSSEGSINLFQPLMNQVFKGWSRGMSTSRGRSMRSKVESRMRKESGKTLREIRRAKKLKKKLMTDEERLIYNLKRAKKKVALLLQKLKKYDLPELPSPVHDPELFTSEQIQAFKKIGFKNKNYVPVGVRGVFGGVVQNMHMHWKFHETVQVCCDNFPKEKIKEMASMIARLSGGIVINIHNVKTIIMFRGRNYRQPKNLIPVNTLTKRKALFKARFEQALESQKLNIKKTEQQLRRMGVNPEDPVAMASIQRVASTFFNAIDKKEGSPYVFHGDKQSERGSGVENTEESEPGDEDSDQEELDRFIAEIEEAADKEWEEEEAAEQEESGRIRYWNREEFAGRSRTPELRSYGDSSHGFRRNERDTRSQRRSSDGDEDDDGEFDSDEDDEIPKRFDRARSSSNTNTRRPREDFKRRSPDPRPQRQVRSDEDVLSDLDNTMWESEDEEDAPPANYISSSDDDEDENRTISASKQPRFRNSNSINNSKTKSGKQRDEDWDSD is encoded by the exons ATGTTCGTCACGAGGAGTCTCTCGAGACACTGCTCGAGAACTTGTAAATGGTCTTTATCTTCCCTCCTTCAATCCGATTCATGTATTAG GAATCGGGTTTTGTCATCGAGTCCTGATACGAGTATTGGTAACTCAAGTGAAGGTTCTATCAATTTGTTTCAGCCATTGATGAATCAAGTGTTTAAAGGATGGTCTCGAGGTATGTCAACATCGAGAGGAAGGAGTATGAGGAGCAAAGTTGAGAGTAGAATGCGTAAAGAGTCTGGTAAGACCTTAAGAGAGATTAGGAGAGctaagaagttgaagaagaaactcaTGACTGATGAAGAACGGCTCATTTACAACCTCAAAAGG gcGAAGAAGAAAGTGGCGCTTTTGTTGCAAAAGCTTAAGAAGTATGATCTTCCTGAGCTACCATCTCCGGTCCATGATCCCGAGCTTTTCACATCCGAGCAGATACAAGCGTTCAAGAAAATCGGATTCAAGAATAAAAACTATGTTCCTGTTGGTGTTCGTGGAGTCTTTGGAGGAGTGGTGCAAAATATGCATATGCACTGGAAGTTTCATGAGACTGTCCAAGTTTGTTGTGATAATTTCCCTAAGGAAAAGATTAAAGAGATGGCAAGCATGATAGCAAGACTGAGCGGCGGGATAGTCATTAACATACATAATGTGAAAACTATTATTATGTTCCGTGGTAGAAACTACCGGCAGCCCAAGAACTTAATCCCTGTTAACACCCTCACAAAGCGGAAG GCTTTATTCAAAGCGAGATTTGAACAAGCGCTTGAGTCTCAGAAGCTGAAcataaagaaaacagaacagCAGCTACGGAGAATGGGTGTTAACCCTGAAGATCCGGTTGCCATGGCTAGTATCCAGAGAGTTGCCTCAACATTCTTCAATGCAATCGACAAAAAGGAAGGAAGCCCTTATGTCTTCCATGGAGATAAACAATCAGAACGAGGCAGTGGTGTTGAAAATACAGAAGAATCAGAACCGGGGGATGAAGATAGTGACCAGGAGGAGCTAGACAGATTCATAGCTGAGATAGAAGAAGCAGCAGACAAGGAGTGGGAGGAAGAGGAAGCTGCTGAGCAAGAAGAATCTGGTCGGATAAGGTA GATGATGAAATTCCAAAGAGATTTGATAGAGCAAGATCatcatcaaacacaaacacaagaaGGCCGAGAGAGGATTTTAAGAGAAGAAGCCCCGATCCTCGACCTCAACGTCAAGTGAGGAGTGATGAAGATGTATTAAGTGATCTTGATAACACAATGTGGGaatcagaagatgaagaagatgcacCACCGGCTAATTATATTTCAAGCAGTGATGATGACGAGGATGAAAACAGAACAATATCAGCATCTAAACAACCAAGATTCAGGAACAGTAATTCAATCAACAATTCAAAGACTAAAAGTGGAAAACAGAGGGATGAGGATTGGGATAGTGATTAG